Genomic DNA from Gimesia aquarii:
CCCAAGGGGCCAGCGATTCCTTCTATATTAAATACTACAGGTTAAAGATCATGTCGTCTGAAATCTCATTGAAGAATTCAAAAGTACTCATCGCTGATGATAATCATCAGAATTGCGAGCTATTAGACGCATATCTGCTGGATGAAGGTTATGAAACCTTCATGGCATATGACGGCAAAGAAACAATTGAGAAGGTCGCCGAAATTGAGCCTGATCTGATCTTACTGGATATCATGATGCCCAAACTAAGCGGCTATGAAGTTTGTGCACAGCTGAAACAAAATGAAGAGACCAAAGATATTCCCGTTCTGGTCGTCACGGCATTGAATGAAATGGGAGATATTGAAAAATCGGTGCAGGCTGGTTGTGATGATTTTTTAACCAAGCCTGTGAATCGAATTGAATTAACCACGCGCGTCCGTTCTCTATTGCGTGTCAGACATTTGACAAATGAGCGGGATCGATTGCTGGCTTACCTTGCGGAAGTGGAACGCACACCTAATTCCACTTCCAGTGAATCATAATACTCAACGTGGTTTGTCTTTACCAAGACCCGCGCACGTAATCATCAATCCTGTTCATTT
This window encodes:
- a CDS encoding response regulator, translated to MSSEISLKNSKVLIADDNHQNCELLDAYLLDEGYETFMAYDGKETIEKVAEIEPDLILLDIMMPKLSGYEVCAQLKQNEETKDIPVLVVTALNEMGDIEKSVQAGCDDFLTKPVNRIELTTRVRSLLRVRHLTNERDRLLAYLAEVERTPNSTSSES